One genomic window of Ictalurus punctatus breed USDA103 unplaced genomic scaffold, Coco_2.0 Super-Scaffold_100068, whole genome shotgun sequence includes the following:
- the LOC128630864 gene encoding kelch-like protein 10, which yields MSKQEEEKGMQRKVDGMSCNIINELRLEKKLCDVVIMVDGTEFHVHKNILCGCSPYFMVLFTKGWYPPDKLSWV from the exons ATGAGTaaacaggaagaagagaagggaaTGCAGAGGAAGGTGGACGGGATGTCTTGCAACATCATCAATGAGCTGCGGTTAGAGAAGAAGCTCTGTGATGTAGTCATCATGGTGGATGGCACCGAGTTCCACGTGCACAAGAACATCCTGTGCGGCTGCAGCCCATACTTCATGGTTCTCTTTACCAAAGGCTGGTACCCTCCTGATAAGCTCAG TTGGGTGTAG
- the LOC128630823 gene encoding kelch-like protein 10 gives MLINVLYLVWPTCKLLIAADYLLVSSLVNECCAFLKAQLCPENCIYLWRFAHSYFCEKLKQQAFRFILHNFEEMVRLSEDFLDLTVVQLSEIIEKDELNVKQESVVFEAVLQWIKHAPWKRKAHIGVLLPKVRLGLLTHDYLMNNVSNNVLVMDDMTCKPIVTRVLMGIDDLNPSLSLSSDLTRLRLPSAVLLAIGGWYQRNRTNAIKAYDTRAARWVCVTCSDESPPSAHHGTVYLNGFVYCIGGIDSEDFLCSVRRFDPITRIWAQVHSMHYCRCDVSVCVLDSRIYAMGGFNGFEHLNTVERYEPENDRWCMIAPMHGRMSSSSATVLNGKVYICGGYDIFGCLFTGEYYSPQTRVWTLITPMMIRRCGLGVVAYGGWVYAVGGNDGVNQLSDVEVYNPQTNVWTPGPVMNNQRSHFSIEVLDDLLFVVGGENSTTIVDEVECYDEQTFEWHAIENMGISCHALSCCVLSGLPNMAEYAAPRDDPYRVPQSSQSTRGYLTPPANV, from the coding sequence atgctaatAAATGTTCTTTACTTAGTGTGGCCTACATGTAAGCTGCTGATCGCTGCTGATTATCTGTTGGTGAGCAGCCTGGTGAACGAGTGCTGCGCGTTCCTGAAGGCTCAGCTGTGTCCCGAGAACTGCATTTACCTCTGGCGTTTTGCTCACTCCTACTTCTGCGAGAAGTTGAAGCAGCAGGCCTTCCGGTTTATCTTGCACAACTTTGAGGAGATGGTGCGCCTCTCTGAGGACTTCCTGGACCTGACGGTCGTGCAGCTGAGCGAGATCATCGAGAAGGATGAACTGAACGTGAAACAGGAGAGCGTGGTGTTTGAAGCCGTCTTACAGTGGATCAAACATGCGCCATGGAAACGGAAAGCACACATAGGAGTGTTACTGCCCAAGGTGCGTCTGGGGCTACTGACACACGATTACCTTATGAACAATGTGAGCAACAACGTTTTAGTGATGGACGACATGACATGTAAGCCGATCGTCACCAGAGTTCTGATGGGCAttgatgacctcaacccaagCCTTTCTCTCAGCTCTGATCTCACGAGACTCCGCCTGCCCAGCGCTGTTCTGCTGGCCATCGGTGGCTGGTACCAAAGGAATCGCACCAATGCCATAAAAGCGTATGATACGCGAGCGGCACGCTGGGTATGCGTCACGTGCTCCGATGAGAGTCCACCGTCTGCCCATCACGGGACGGTGTATCTAAACGGCTTCGTGTACTGCATCGGAGGAATCGACAGTGAGGATTTCCTCTGCAGTGTGAGAAGGTTTGACCCCATCACCAGAATCTGGGCTCAGGTGCACTCCATGCACTATTGCCGGTGTgacgtgagcgtgtgtgtgctggacaGTCGTATCTATGCAATGGGAGGATTTAATGGCTTCGAACATCTGAATACGGTAGAGCGATATGAACCTGAGAATGATCGGTGGTGCATGATTGCGCCAATGCACGGACGAATGAGCAGCTCTAGCGCTACAGTACTGAATGGCAAAGTGTACATATGTGGAGGGTATGACATTTTCGGGTGTTTGTTCACGGGGGAGTATTACAGTCCTCAGACGAGAGTGTGGACCCTCATCACCCCCATGATGATAAGAAGGTGTGGACTGGGCGTGGTCGCGTATGGAGGATGGGTTTACGCTGTCGGGGGAAATGATGGTGTTAATCAACTAAGCGATGTAGAGGTGTATAATCCTCAGACCAACGTGTGGACACCAGGTCCAGTCATGAACAACCAACGCAGCCACTTCAGCATTGAGGTGCTGGACGATCTCCTGTTCGTTGTTGGAGGAGAGAACAGCACTACCATCGTAGATGAAGTGGAGTGTTATGATGAGCAGACTTTTGAATGGCATGCAATTGAAAACATGGGGATTTCTTGCCATGCTCTGAGCTGCTGTGTGCTGTCTGGTTTACCCAACATGGCAGAGTACGCTGCTCCCCGAGACGATCCCTACAGAGTCCCTCAGAGCTCACAGAGCACCAGAGGCTACCTCACACCTCCTGCCAACGTCTGA